GCCCCTGGACCTGCTCAAAGCCAAAACCCGCAAGAAAGAAGTGGTGACGGCCCGGCAGGTAGCCATGTACTTCGCCAAGGAGCACACCAGCCATTCGCTGAAAAGCATCGGCCACCACTTCGGTGGCCGTGACCACAGCACCGTCATCCACTCCGTGCAAACTGTCTCGGATCTGATTGACTCCGACAAAAGCTTCCGCAACACTATTGCCGAGCTACGGAAGAAATTTGCAGGGAAGTAGCCTCACCCCCCGGCCCCCTCTCCCGTGGAGAGGGGGAGCCAGCCGACAGACGTTCGACGCCGCCCCTTCGGCTAGCGCCTCCGGAACGGCTACCGATACTGACGGCAATGAACAGCATAGCCGCATAGCGGCCTACAGGTTTGTAGCCAGATAAGGCAGATAAGTTCAGAGCCGCGTAGCGGTGCAAGAGACGTTCTGGTGTTTCTTGCACCGCTACGCGGCGCCACATTTTTATTGCTTGTTGTTTCTACAATCCTTTGAGCCGCTATGCGGCCACTGTGCTACTACAAGCAGGTAGCCGTTCCGGAGGCGCTAGCCGAAGGGGCGGCGTCGAACGTCTGTCGGCTGGCTCCCCCTCTCCACGGGAGAGGGGGCCGGGGGGTGAGGCTACACCTGCGTGTCGCGCAGCGGGATGTTGTGTTTGGCGGCGAAGGTGCGCACCTGCTCGCGGAGCTGGCGTTTGCGCTTCGTGCCTTTCACCTGGCGCAGGCTTAGGGCGTAGGTGCCGCCTTCCCGGAGCTGCACGCGTAGCTGCTGCGGCACCAGCTCCAGGGAAGTAATGCCCTCGGCCGGAAATGCCTGCTTGGGCCGGAACAGGCCGTCTTTGTGCACGATGTAGGCCGGCGTAAACTCCAGGTAGCTCTGGGTGCCGAACACCGGCGCGTTGTGCACCAGCACGTAGCCCAGGTACACGAGGCTGAACACCAGAAACACGTAGTGCAGAAAGTGCATGTCGCTGGCCCCGGCGCCCGTCACGATAAGCGAAATAGTGTAGCCAATCCAGAGCACGCCCAGGAAAACCTGGCCCCAAAACGGAATGCGCTGGGTATTGGCGGGCTGAAGACGGATGCGGGTAGAATCTGGGTTCATACGGTACGGCAAGTGACAGAGGCCCGCAAAAGTACAGAGTTGCGGGTAGTTGTGCGGGATTGGAATCAGAGGGTACACCGGGGGCAGTGATAGTAGGGTCGGAAGCCGCTACTTTCGCCTGGCCGAGCGAGCTTCTACGTACGGCCGCCGGGCCGGGCGGGGTGTCTCGGCCACGTACCTTTTTCTATGACCTCTTCCCCTTCTCTCACTGAATCTCAGCTGCGGGCCGCCTTGCTGGGCCTGGCCGTGGGCGACGCCCTGGGCGTGCCCGTGGAGTTTGAAAGCCGCGCCCGGCGCCGCCTCGACCCCGTAGTGACCATGCGCGGCTACGGCACCCACTGGCAGCCCCCCGGCACCTGGTCCGACGATGCCTCCCTAACCTTCTGCCTGGCCGAAGCCATTGCCGACGGCTTCACGGTGGGCAAGCTGGCCGAAAACTGCTGCCGTTGGTACTACCAGAACTTCTGGACCCCGCACGGCTCCATATTCGACATCGGCATCACCACCCGTGAGGCCATCATGCGCCTAAAAGCTGATGCAGACCTAATCTTTGCCGGCGCCACCGACGAGTACAGCAACGGCAACGGCGCCCTGATGCGAATTTTGCCCCTGGCTTTTTACCAGGTAGATGCCCCGTTAGAAACTCGGTTTCAACTGATTCAGGACGTGTCGGCCGTAACGCACGGGCATATCCGGTCGGCGGTGGCGTGCTTTCTGTACCTGGAAGTAGCCCGTCACCTGCGCGCCGGCCTGGCCCCGCAGCCGGCCTACGCCGCCGTGTGCCAGGCGGCTCCGGAGCAGCTGCGGCAACTGGCTGTTCCGCCGGCCGAAATTGGCAAGTTTGAGGTGGTGCTCAGTGGCCGCCTCGACACGCTGCCGGAGGCCAGCCTGGCGAGTGGGGGCTACGTGCTGCACACCCTGGAATCGGCCCTGTGGTGCCTGC
This region of Hymenobacter sp. YIM 151500-1 genomic DNA includes:
- a CDS encoding ADP-ribosylglycohydrolase family protein, translating into MTSSPSLTESQLRAALLGLAVGDALGVPVEFESRARRRLDPVVTMRGYGTHWQPPGTWSDDASLTFCLAEAIADGFTVGKLAENCCRWYYQNFWTPHGSIFDIGITTREAIMRLKADADLIFAGATDEYSNGNGALMRILPLAFYQVDAPLETRFQLIQDVSAVTHGHIRSAVACFLYLEVARHLRAGLAPQPAYAAVCQAAPEQLRQLAVPPAEIGKFEVVLSGRLDTLPEASLASGGYVLHTLESALWCLLRHSSYAETVLAAVNLGDDTDTTGAVAGGLAGLYYGEAAIPPEWRSALARRADIEDLAARVAAATV